A window from Labrus mixtus chromosome 14, fLabMix1.1, whole genome shotgun sequence encodes these proteins:
- the hsd20b2 gene encoding hydroxysteroid (20-beta) dehydrogenase 2 translates to MSSLEHCCKMSFSAALAVVGGFTVVFFAWRVWCGLREFVLSQFWKEDLRKFGQWAVVTGATSGIGKAYSNELAQRGLDVVLVSRSSDKLQAAANEIEERYGRKTRSIQVDFTDGPSIYPTIGKELHGLEIGILVNNVGMMYSESCDYFLDAPDAEQKITDVINCNVLSVPHMTRLVLPGMVERGKGLIINMSSLAGRRPHPLVSLYCSSKSFVSFFSECLHAEYKSKGIIVQCVAPFLVSSNMIKNIKSNYFVRSAPVFAREALDTVGHSSYTTGCLSHTLQSMALTVLLPDWLRMSSFFVRKQHDFLKVQNKKNAEKSDTQ, encoded by the exons ATGTCCAGTCTTGAGCACTGCTGCAAAATgtctttctctgcagctctggccGTCGTCGGGGGTTTTACTGTCGTTTTCTTTGCCTGGAGAGTTTGGTGTGGACTTCGAGAGTTTGTTTTGTCACAGTTTTGGAAAGAGGATTTAAGGAAGTTTGGGCAATGGGCAG TCGTCACTGGTGCAACATCAGGGATTGGTAAAGCTTATTCCAATGAG CTGGCACAACGAGGCCTGgatgttgttttggtgagcaGATCTTCTGATAAGCTTCAAGCCGCCGCAAATGAGATAG aGGAAAGGTATGGAAGAAAGACTCGCAGCATCCAAGTGGACTTCACAGACGGCCCCAGTATCTACCCTACTATAGGGAAAGAACTACATGGATTGGAGATCGGAATTCTgg TTAACAATGTAGGAATGATGTATTCTGAAAGTTGTGACTATTTCCTGGATGCCCCGGATGCTGAACAG AAAATCACTGATGTCATCAACTGTAACGTGCTGTCTGTCCCTCAT ATGACTCGACTGGTTCTTCCGGGCATGGTTGAAAG GGGAAAAGGCCTGATCATCAATATGTCCTCTTTAGCGGGCCGCCGCCCACATCCTTTGGTGTCTCTTTATTGTTCTTCTAAG aGTTTCGTTTCATTTTTCTCTGAGTGTCTGCATGCTGAGTACAAGTCAAAAGGAATCATTGTTCAG TGTGTGGCCCCCTTTCTGGTGTCTTCCAACATGATTAAAAATATTAAGAGCAACTACTTTGTGAGGAGCGCTCCAGTGTTCGCCCGGGAGGCCTTGGACACTGTGGGTCACTCCAGCTACACCACCGGCTGCCTGTCCCACACGCTGCAG AGCATGGCCCTCACAGTGCTCCTACCCGACTGGCTCCGTATGTCATCGTTCTTTGTCCGAAAGCAACACGACTTCTTGAAGgtccaaaacaaaaagaacgcCGAAAAATCAGACACTCAGTGA
- the gucy2d gene encoding retinal guanylyl cyclase 1 yields the protein MANHRDPRFLHNLSYHPRWQHNSLKVKRKRHMRTVASNICNEHSQFKSLESLSSKPQLPCSTAQRHRSYRPVWFLLPLLMVSLLPCQAWAATFKIALVGPWTCDLLYSKALPDLAARLATARINKDPYLNKGYWYDYTLISEDCKSSRALARFAELEGYGAAILGPANPGYCSSAALYAKEWDVGLLSWGCLKPNMEKGGMYPTYLRPLPLSSHILFSVLRYFRWAHVAIISEETDLWESTGQELASSLRALGLPVSPVVTMEDDRDGPRRALSRIRDADRVRVIIMCMPSVLIGGQAQYQLLTTALDMRMIDRGYVFIPYDTLLYALPYKDSPHYMLGNDTKLRKAYDGVLTITMDSGERNFYEAFRDAQDSYEIRSSTTPEQVSPFFGSIYNMMYYTAMATEQARESGGRWVTGHILGESRGNLDFQGFNQPLRSGKDGEGMQANYVVLDYSGIGSSLYSTHSLQAMHTDGGVGSLKYLSRSIHFAGSTPYTDSGCWFSPYFACSGGMDTVTLLFLFLIFIALSGCGLNIFMRYKKMGRVGFSFGGSSGSSKVVLTLDDLVFINTQVSKRKLNDDSIMKSQLDMKTPHHSVSGRSYMASTPDSSNVAVFEGDWVWLKKCPNGSVSSVNNSTEYVFVRLRDMRHENLNLFLGLFFDSGIFGIVTEHCTRGSLEDLLSNDEVRLDWMFKSSLLMDLIRGMKYLHHRDVIHGRLKSRNCVVDGRFVLKVTDYGFNEILIAQSIDNDDEKPEELLWTAPELLRSSSQRRRGTFSGDVYSFAIVSQEVISRSAPFCMLDMPPKEIINKVKDPPPLCRPTLSVDEAPLDVIQVLKQAWSEEPDKRPTFEEIVKQFKSITKGKKTNIIDSMLRMLEQYSSNLEDLIRERTEELEVERQKTDKLVAQMLPKSVAQSLKTGKPVKPEHFGEVTLYFSDIVGFTTISALSEPIEVVDLLNDLYTLFDAIIGLHDVYKVETIGDAYMVASGVPNRNGNRHAAEMANMSLDILHCIGTFKMRHMPELKVRIRIGLHSGPVVAGVVGLTMPRYCLFGDTVNTASRMESTGLPYRIHVNQSTVDILNELKLGYKIQCRGMTELKGKGVENTFWLVGREDFTKPLPIPPDTQGGSNHGISLEEVPPDRRQKFLDRQKKMG from the exons ATGGCCAATCATCGAGACCCTCGCTTTCTGCACAACCTTTCCTACCACCCACGATGGCAGCATAACTcattaaaagtgaaaagaaaaaggcataTGCGGACAGTGGCTTCAAACATTTGCAATGAACATAGTCAGTTTAAATCATTAGAATCTTTGTCATCAAAACCACAGTTGCCATGTTCCACTGCGCAACGCCACAGGAGCTACCGGCCAGTCTGGTTTCTTCTTCCCTTACTCATGGTCTCATTACTTCCCTGTCAAGCCTGGGCAGCCACTTTCAAGATAGCCCTGGTTGGACCCTGGACGTGTGACCTCTTGTACTCCAAAGCCCTTCCTGATCTTGCAGCGCGACTAGCCACTGCCCGCATAAACAAGGACCCCTACCTCAACAAAGGCTACTGGTATGACTACACACTGATTAGCGAAGACTGCAAGTCATCCCGAGCACTCGCTCGCTTTGCCGAACTGGAAGGTTATGGCGCTGCCATCCTTGGTCCGGCCAACCCAGGCTACTGCTCCTCAGCTGCTTTGTATGCAAAAGAGTGGGATGTTGGGCTTCTTTCCTGGGGTTGCCTCAAGCCCAACATGGAAAAAGGAGGCATGTATCCCACCTACCTGCGGCCGCTACCTTTGTCCTCGCACATACTTTTCTCAGTCTTGCGCTACTTTCGTTGGGCTCATGTGGCCATTATCTCAGAGGAGACAGACTTGTGGGAATCCACAGGACAGGAGCTTGCCTCATCACTGAGGGCCCTTGGCCTGCCTGTGAGCCCTGTGGTCACCATGGAGGATGACAGAGATGGGCCTAGGAGAGCCCTGTCAAGAATTAGAGATGCAGACCGGGTCAGAG TGATCATCATGTGCATGCCCTCTGTCCTGATTGGTGGACAAGCCCAGTACCAACTATTGACAACGGCCTTGGATATGCGTATGATCGACCGTGGCTACGTGTTCATCCCTTATGACACCCTACTCTATGCACTACCCTACAAGGACTCACCCCACTATATGCTTGGCAATGACACCAAGCTAAGGAAAGCCTATGACGGAGTCCTTACCATCACTATGGACTCTGGAGAGCGCAATTTCTATGAGGCCTTCAGAGATGCCCAAGACAGCTATGAAATCCGTAGCAGCACCACACCAGAGCAG GTGTCACCATTTTTTGGCTCAATCTACAACATGATGTACTACACAGCTATGGCTACTGAGCAAGCCCGCGAAAGTGGAGGTCGCTGGGTAACTGGTCACATCCTGGGTGAAAGCAGGGGCAACTTAGACTTTCAAGGCTTCAATCAGCCATTGAGGTCTGGCAAAGACGGTGAAGGCATGCAGGCTAACTATGTTGTCCTGGACTACAGTGGCATTGGCTCCTCTCTCTACTCCACTCACTCTCTACAGGCCATGCACACAGACGGCGGGGTGGGCAGTTTGAAATACCTCAGCCGTTCAATTCATTTTGCAGGTAGCACGCCTTACACAGACTCAGGCTGCTGGTTTAGCCCATACTTTGCCTGCAGTGGAG GCATGGATACAGtcactctcctctttcttttcctcataTTCATTGCATTGTCCGGATGTGGACTCAACATCTTTATGCGTTACAA GAAAATGGGCAGGGTTGGGTTTAGCTTTGGGGGTAGCAGTGGATCATCAAAGGTAGTCCTAACCCTTGACGACCTAGTCTTCATCAACACTCAAGTCAGCAAACGG aagCTCAATGACGATAGCATCATGAAAAGCCAGCTTGATATGAAGACACCACACCACTCAGTATCCGGTCGCAGCTATATGGCCTCAACACCTGACAGCTCAAATGTTGCCGTGTTTGAG GGGGACTGGGTTTGGTTGAAGAAATGCCCCAATGGATCTGTATCAAGTGTCAACAATAGCACGGAGTATGTCTTTGTTAGG CTAAGAGACATGAGGCACGAAAACCTGAATCTGTTCCTGGGCCTGTTCTTTGACTCTGGGATCTTTGGCATTGTGACTGAGCATTGCACCAGGGGCAGCTTGGAAGATCTGCTCAGCAATGATGAAGTGCGTCTTGACTGGATGTTCAAGTCGTCCCTGCTAATGGATCTGATACGA GGAATGAAGTACCTGCACCATCGTGACGTCATCCATGGACGCCTCAAATCCCGTAACTGTGTCGTAGATGGTCGCTTTGTATTAAAGGTGACGGATTACGGGTTCAATGAAATATTAATCGCCCAAAGCATTGACAATGACGACGAAAAGCCAGAGG AGCTACTATGGACGGCTCCAGAGCTGCTGCGAAGTTCTAGCCAAAGGAGGCGGGGCACTTTCTCGGGAGATGTCTACAGCTTCGCCATCGTCTCACAAGAAGTCATCTCTCGCTCTGCACCTTTCTGCATGCTGGACATGCCACCAAAGG AGATCATCAACAAGGTCAAAGACCCTCCTCCTTTGTGTCGGCCAACTCTGTCAGTGGATGAGGCTCCGCTGGATGTAATACAAGTTTTGAAACAGGCCTGGAGTGAAGAGCCAGACAAGAGGCCTACCTTCGAGGAAATCGTCAAACAG TTTAAGAGCATCACAAAGGGAAAGAAGACCAACATCATCGACTCTATGCTGCGCATGTTGGAACAGTACTCCTCCAACCTGGAAGATCTGattagagagaggacagaggagctGGAGGTGGAGAGACAGAAGACTGACAAACTGGTGGCACAGATGTTACCAAA GTCTGTGGCTCAATCGCTGAAGACAGGCAAACCAGTCAAGCCAGAGCACTTCGGCGAGGTAACGCTGTACTTCAGTGACATCGTGGGCTTCACCACCATCTCGGCTCTCAGTGAACCCATCGAGGTGGTCGACTTACTCAACGACCTCTACACACTTTTTGATGCCATCATTGGACTGCATGATGTCTACAAG GTGGAAACTATTGGAGATGCCTACATGGTGGCCTCAGGAGTCCCCAATAGAAACGGCAACCGTCATGCTGCTGAGATGGCCAACATGTCTCTGGACATCCTCCACTGCATCGGGACCTTCAAGATGAGGCACATGCCTGAACTGAAAGTCAGGATCCGCATCGGCCTGCACTCCG GTCCTGTGGTAGCGGGAGTGGTGGGTCTTACGATGCCAAGGTACTGTCTGTTTGGAGACACTGTCAACACAGCATCTCGAATGGAGTCCACAGGGTTGC CTTACAGAATCCATGTCAATCAAAGCACAGTTGACATCCTGAATGAACTGAAGTTGGGATACAAAATTCAATGCAGAGGCATGACGGagttaaag gGAAAAGGTGTTGAGAACACGTTTTGGCTGGTAGGGAGGGAAGATTTCACCAAGCCTCTTCCTATTCCTCCAGACACTCAAGG GGGAAGCAATCATGGCATCAGTTTGGAGGAGGTACCTCCTGATAGAAGACAAAAATTCCTGGACCGACAGAAGAAGATGGGCTAG